From the genome of Thermoanaerobacterales bacterium, one region includes:
- the thpR gene encoding RNA 2',3'-cyclic phosphodiesterase — MPEAYRLFWAVNLPEDMKAVLARLQDRLRHPALDAKWVEQENLHLTLKFLGETEAATVTALVDAVRERVSGSGSVLLELCGCGTFGRPPRVLWVGVQGDVPRLRAVHERVEEACRPLGFEPETRGFSPHLTLARLRAAGRGLPREVAAAAAAVGSLGTLSVTSIELMRSRLSPRGPVYSVLASVNL, encoded by the coding sequence TTGCCGGAAGCCTATCGCCTGTTCTGGGCCGTGAATCTGCCTGAAGATATGAAGGCCGTCCTGGCGCGTTTGCAGGACCGTCTCCGCCACCCCGCGCTCGACGCGAAATGGGTGGAGCAGGAAAACCTGCACCTGACGTTGAAATTCCTGGGTGAGACGGAGGCGGCAACGGTTACCGCCCTGGTCGACGCCGTCCGCGAACGCGTGAGCGGGAGCGGGAGCGTCTTGCTCGAGCTTTGCGGTTGCGGCACCTTCGGGCGCCCGCCGCGGGTCCTCTGGGTGGGGGTGCAGGGCGATGTTCCGCGTCTGCGCGCCGTGCACGAGCGAGTGGAGGAGGCCTGCCGGCCCCTGGGGTTTGAACCCGAGACCAGGGGCTTTTCCCCGCATCTGACCCTCGCCCGCCTCCGTGCCGCCGGCAGGGGTCTGCCGCGGGAGGTGGCGGCCGCCGCGGCGGCGGTGGGTTCGCTGGGTACGCTGAGCGTGACTTCCATAGAGCTGATGCGGAGCCGGCTGAGT
- a CDS encoding pyruvate, water dikinase regulatory protein, with protein METQEHRPVIYIVSDSIGETAELVARAAASQFNGGHVEIQRVPYVTHPEEIPEILDEAAGFPSIVVFTIVLPALRDVLIREAARRGVPAVDIMGPVMQALSSVSADVPKLEPGLMRKVDEDYFRRVEAIEFAVKYDDGKDPRGIVQADLVVLGVSRTGKTPLCMYLAHRRIKAANIPLVPEVAPPEEIFKLPPHRLMGLIVSPQQLLQIRRERLKSLGLPPEADYANEERILRELNYAKEVFRRVGCSVIDVTNKAVEETAGKVLEIYYRGERFRHE; from the coding sequence ATCGAAACGCAAGAGCATCGTCCGGTTATCTACATCGTGTCCGATTCCATCGGTGAGACGGCCGAACTGGTGGCCCGGGCCGCGGCCAGCCAGTTCAACGGCGGGCACGTGGAGATCCAGCGCGTTCCCTACGTGACGCACCCCGAGGAGATCCCGGAGATCCTGGACGAAGCCGCCGGCTTCCCGAGCATTGTCGTCTTTACGATCGTCCTCCCCGCCCTGCGCGACGTCCTGATCAGGGAGGCCGCCCGGCGCGGGGTACCGGCGGTGGATATCATGGGTCCGGTGATGCAGGCGCTGTCCAGCGTCTCGGCCGACGTGCCCAAGCTGGAGCCGGGCCTGATGCGCAAGGTCGACGAGGATTACTTCCGCCGCGTCGAGGCCATCGAGTTTGCCGTGAAGTACGACGACGGCAAGGACCCGCGCGGCATTGTCCAGGCTGACCTGGTTGTCCTGGGCGTATCCCGCACCGGCAAGACCCCGCTCTGCATGTACCTGGCGCACAGGCGGATCAAGGCGGCCAACATTCCCCTGGTACCTGAGGTGGCGCCGCCGGAGGAGATCTTTAAGCTGCCGCCGCACCGCCTGATGGGCCTGATCGTAAGCCCGCAGCAACTCCTGCAGATCCGCCGGGAGCGCTTGAAGTCCCTCGGCCTGCCCCCCGAGGCCGACTACGCCAACGAAGAGCGCATCCTGCGCGAACTGAACTACGCGAAGGAGGTTTTCCGGCGCGTGGGCTGCTCGGTGATCGACGTCACCAACAAGGCCGTCGAGGAAACGGCGGGCAAAGTGCTGGAGATCTACTACCGTGGTGAGAGGTTCAGGCACGAGTAG